One genomic region from Amaranthus tricolor cultivar Red isolate AtriRed21 chromosome 12, ASM2621246v1, whole genome shotgun sequence encodes:
- the LOC130797067 gene encoding cysteine proteinase inhibitor A-like has translation MATVGGITQKDGSENSLEIESLAKYAVDEHNKKENALLEFNRVVNTKQQVVAGTMYYITLEAIDGDKKKVYEAKVWVKPWMNFQELQEFKYVGDVSADGSSS, from the exons ATGGCGACAGTGGGAGGCATCACCCAGAAAGATGGATCCGAAAACAGTTTGGAAATCGAATCCCTTGCTAAATATGCTGTTGATGAACACAACAAAAAAGAG AATGCTTTGTTGGAATTCAACAGGGTTGTTAATACAAAGCAACAGGTAGTTGCTGGCACTATGTACTATATTACTCTCGAGGCAATCGATGGTGACAAGAAGAAGGTTTATGAAGCAAAAGTGTGGGTCAAGCCATGGATGAACTTCCAGGaattgcaggaattcaagtatGTAGGCGACGTCTCTGCTGATGGTTCCAGCTCCTAG
- the LOC130797069 gene encoding cysteine desulfurase 1, chloroplastic, whose product MAMKVVIKPPFFHSNSFTSSLSCCLSTSTSSISTETKSISLGHRTRPDFPILHQEVNGHNLVYLDNGATSQKPAAVLDALKYYYEAYNANVHRGIHFLSAKATDEYELARKKVAVFVNAREWDEIVFTRNATEAINLVANSWGLSNIKAGDEIILTVAEHHSAIVPWQLVAQKTGAHLKFVNLTKDETPDTRALLDMISRKTKMIVVHHVSNVLASTLPIHDIVQSAHAVGAKVLVDACQSVPHMLVDVRSLGIDFLVASSHKMCGPTGVGFLYGKQELLSKMPPFLGGGEMISDVYLDHSTYAAPPSRFEAGTPAIGEAIGLGAAIDYLSEIGMQKIHDYEMELGEYLYEKLSSVPKVRIYGPKPSQYVGRAPLCSFNVENIHPTDIATFLDQQHGVAIRSGHHCAQPLHRHLGMNASARASLYFYNTKEDVDHFIEALNDTISFFSSFV is encoded by the exons ATGGCGATGAAAGTTGTTATAAAGCCCCCATTTTTTCACTCTAATTCCTTCACTTCATCTCTTTCTTGTTGCCTTTCAACTTCTACTTCTTCAATTTCAACGGAGACTAAATCCATTTCACTTGGGCACCGAACTAGACCCGATTTCCCTATCCTTCATCAG GAAGTAAATGGTCATAATCTAGTTTACTTGGACAATGGTGCAACATCTCAGAAGCCAGCAGCTGTATTGGATGCTTTGAAATATTATTATGAAGCTTATAATGCAAATGTGCACAGGGGAATACATTTCCTGAG TGCCAAAGCAACTGATGAATATGAATTAGCAAGAAAAAAGGTTGCTGTGTTCGTTAATGCCAGAGAGTGGGATGAGATTGTATTTACAAGGAATGCTACTGAAGCTATTAATTTAGTGGCGAATTCTTGGGGCCTCTCAAATATAAAAGCAGGAGATGAG ATCATCCTCACTGTTGCTGAACACCACAGTGCTATAGTACCTTGGCAACTGGTAGCTCAGAAAACCGGCGCTCATTTGAAATTTGTCAATTTGACCAAAGATGAAACTCCTGATACAAGAGCATTGTTGGACATGATATCAAGAAAGACGAAAATGATAGTTGTACACCATGTCTCCAATGTGCTCG CATCGACTCTACCCATTCATGATATAGTGCAGTCAGCTCATGCTGTCGGAGCAAAGGTTTTGGTTGATGCTTGTCAGAGTGTCCCGCATATGTTAGTTGATGTTCGAAGTCTTGGTATTGATTTTCTTGTTGCTTCTTCTCATaag ATGTGTGGGCCTACAGGAGTAGGTTTCCTCTATGGCAAGCAGGAGCTTCTGTCAAAAATGCCGCCTTTCTTAG GTGGCGGAGAAATGATTTCTGATGTGTACTTGGATCACTCCACTTATGCAGCTCCTCCCTCCAG ATTTGAGGCTGGAACGCCAGCCATTGGTGAGGCCATTGGATTAGGAGCAGCTATAGATTATCTATCTGAAATCGGCATGCAAAAGATCCATGATTATGAG ATGGAACTAGGTGAATATTTGTACGAAAAGCTATCATCAGTCCCGAAAGTTCGAATTTATGGCCCCAAGCCTTCACAATATGTTGGTCGAGCTCCTCTTTGTTCCTTCAACGTCGAAAATATCCACCCAACAGATATTGCAACCTTTCTTGATCAACAG CATGGGGTGGCTATTAGGTCTGGACACCATTGTGCACAACCACTCCATAGACATTTGGGCATGAATGCGAGTGCGAGGGCTAGTCTATACTTTTACAACACCAAGGAAGACGTCGATCACTTTATTGAAGCCCTTAATGATACTATCTCTTTCTTTAGTTCTTTCGTGTAG
- the LOC130797070 gene encoding uncharacterized protein LOC130797070 — MDFQVVVLAGGTSKNLVPLVSKEVPKALLPVGNRPVLSYILDLLEQSNLKDIIVVVGGENAAVKVEGWISRAYVDRLRVEVVAAPEDKGTAGALRTLSRHLKASDIMVVSGDLVCDVPPGAVAAVHGRHDAVVTAMLCSTPVSGPIESASSSGKDKAKKPASSNLVGLDATKQFLLHIAAGTEVNKDMRVQKSILRAAGQMEIRTDLMDAHLYAFKRSVLQEVLDKNLKFTSLQQDVLPYLVRTQLRSDVLANATIQAEENGNRVSPSHKNQVMLSQLLANASTPSFHELYALGHNGSAHSLRKTHKCCVYIASNDKYCARLNSIQAFCDINRDVIGEASHLSRYPFSAHNNFIHPSAEMGSKSTVGPHCVIGEGSQLGDKCSVKRSVIDRHCRIGSNVKIVNSVVMDHVTIADGCSIQSSVICSDVQLQERAVLKDCQVGAGFVVTAGSEYKGESLAKKEKNVSV, encoded by the exons ATGGATTTCCAAGTGGTTGTACTAGCTGGTGGCACTTCTAAGAATCTCGTTCCTCTTGTTTCCAAG GAGGTTCCCAAAGCATTGCTCCCAGTTGGGAATCGCCCAGTATTGTCTTATATCTTAGACCTTTTGGAACAAAGCAATCTCAAGGATATTATTGTG GTTGTTGGTGGTGAAAATGCTGCTGTTAAAGTTGAAGGATGGATTTCCAGGGCTTATGTTGATCGTCTTCGTGTCGAG GTTGTTGCGGCTCCAGAGGACAAGGGAACTGCTGGAGCACTGCGCACACTTTCCCGCCACTTAAAAGCTAGTGACATCATG GTGGTGAGTGGCGACCTTGTTTGTGATGTTCCTCCGGGGGCTGTAGCTGCTGTTCATGGACGACACGATGCTGTTGTGACAGCAATGCTTTGTTCCACCCCTGTTAGTGGGCCAATAGAATCTGCATCGTCCAGTGGAAAGGATAAAGCAAAGAAACCAGCAAGTAGTAATCTTGTAGGGTTGGATGCCACAAAACAGTTTTTATTGCACATAGCTGCAG GCACCGAGGTTAATAAAGATATGCGAGTTCAAAAGAGCATACTACGTGCCGCAGGCCAG ATGGAGATCCGAACTGATCTTATGGATGCCCATCTATATGCATTCAAGAG ATCTGTTCTTCAAGAAGTTCTCGATAAGAATCTGAAATTTACTAGCCTACAGCAGGATGTGCTGCCCTATCTTGTACGGACACAGCTG CGATCAGATGTTTTGGCAAATGCGACTATACAAGCAGAAGAAAATGGGAATAGGGTCTCTCCGTCACATAAAAACCAAGTAATGCTGTCCCAACTCTTGGCTAATGCCTCTACCCCGAGCTTCCATGAGCTGTACGCATTAGGCCATAATGGATCTGCTCATTCTCTGAGAAAAACCCACAAATGCTGTGTTTACATTGCCAGCAACGACAAGTATTGTGCACGTTTGAATTCCATTCAAGCTTTCTGTGATATCAATCGTGAT GTTATTGGAGAAGCAAGCCATCTATCGCGATACCCATTCTCTGCCCACAACAACTTTATTCATCCTTCTGCCGAGATGGGATCAAAGTCTACT GTCGGACCACATTGTGTGATTGGTGAAGGTTCACAATTGGGAGATAAATGTAGTGTTAAACGATCTGTCATTGACCGCCATTGTCGCATAGGTTCAAATGTGAAG ATTGTGAATTCAGTGGTTATGGACCACGTTACCATTGCCGATGGTTGTTCGATACAGAGTTCTGTTATTTGTAGTGACGTACAGCTCCAAGAGCGAGCAGTTCTAAAAGACTGCCAG GTTGGAGCAGGTTTTGTGGTTACTGCAGGCAGTGAATACAAAGGGGAGTCTTTGGCgaagaaagagaaaaatgttTCTGTATGA
- the LOC130797071 gene encoding F-box/kelch-repeat protein At5g26960, whose amino-acid sequence MAIERETNTCNSRQFSLFIKSCCPNPNNPSQPIIPLPQTTTKPPKTKLFSSKTSIATLPDDLLYEILSRVPLSTLPSIAAVCRRWAHLLQSSTFSLLRRNYRLLHSTIFAFSLSSVSTLRLFVEPSWKLPPQNDVVIGGVHFHTDFSHARVVGIGRKIFIITRSNSFVFDPWTGLVKTRSGPLFPRKRFAVAVVDGRIYVAGGSLRASAVEEYDPHVDEWRVVGTAPRRRYGCIGVGVDGVFYIIGGLMIGGAFELRAAEARVCASSMDLYDVEARGWLRSRAIPGGGCVVAACGAEGCVYLLASHAVELSFWRFNGRRKGENGGGFGEWCRMRSPPLPAQVRLDGTVRFSCVGVEDKVVLIQVMGCIDDLLRRSGRNGRGYKEGLVLVFDCVTEEWSRGPDLPEVVQRAACVCVEC is encoded by the coding sequence ATGGCGATAGAGAGAGAAACTAACACTTGTAATTCACGCCAATTCTCACTTTTCATCAAATCTTGTTGTCCAAACCCAAACAACCCATCTCAACCCATCATTCCATTACCTCAAACCACCACAAAGCCTCCAAAAACTAAACtattttcttcaaaaacctCCATTGCTACCCTTCCTGATGATCTTCTCTATGAAATCTTATCTAGGGTCCCACTTTCTACTCTCCCTTCGATTGCCGCCGTCTGTCGCCGTTGGGCCCACCTGCTTCAATCTtctactttctctctcctccgtCGTAACTACCGTCTTCTTCACTCTACTATATTCGcgttttctctctcttctgttTCTACTCTTCGTTTGTTCGTAGAACCTTCTTGGAAACTTCCACCGCAAAACGACGTCGTGATAGGGGGTGTACATTTTCACACGGATTTCTCGCACGCCCGTGTTGTTGGTATTGGGAGGAAGATTTTTATAATTACCCGGTCtaattcttttgtttttgaTCCTTGGACTGGGTTAGTCAAAACCCGGTCTGGACCGTTATTTCCTAGGAAACGGTTTGCTGTTGCGGTGGTTGATGGAAGAATCTACGTGGCGGGTGGGTCCCTACGTGCTTCAGCTGTGGAAGAGTATGATCCCCATGTGGACGAGTGGCGCGTGGTGGGTACCGCCCCGAGGAGGAGGTACGGTTGTATTGGTGTAGGGGTGGATGGCGTGTTTTACATTATAGGCGGCTTAATGATCGGTGGCGCGTTCGAGTTACGCGCGGCCGAGGCACGTGTGTGTGCTAGCTCTATGGACTTGTATGACGTGGAAGCACGTGGGTGGTTGAGGAGTCGGGCGATACCCGGTGGCGGGTGTGTGGTGGCGGCTTGTGGGGCGGAGGGGTGTGTATACTTGCTTGCGAGCCACGCGGTTGAATTGTCGTTTTGGCGGTTTAATGGGAGGAGGAAAGGCGAGAATGGCGGTGGGTTCGGAGAGTGGTGTCGGATGAGGAGTCCGCCATTGCCGGCGCAGGTTCGACTCGACGGAACGGTGAGGTTTAGTTGTGTAGGGGTGGAGGATAAGGTGGTTTTGATACAAGTAATGGGGTGTATTGATGATTTGTTGAGGAGAAGTGGTAGGAATGGTAGAGGGTATAAAGAAGGGCTAGTTTTAGTGTTTGATTGTGTCACTGAGGAGTGGAGTAGAGGGCCTGATTTACCTGAAGTGGTGCAAAGGGCAGCTTGTGTTTGTGTTGAGTGCTAG